CTCAGGCTTTGGATGTATTGTTCACGAGTTCGTACTGCCACTGTCTTACCTCCTTTGAAATCTGTTGTGTCCTGGTATTTGGCTGTGATAACAAGGCCAAGCCCTTTGTTTGGGTAAAGCATGCTGCCTGGCCTTTTCTGACTGTCCTGCGCCCGCATCCCTCTTATACCACAACCACCCCTCCCTTGAGAAATCTACCAACAAGGGGAAGTTGGCAGGTCTGGCAATAGAGGATTGAAAACTGTCACGGTAGCGGTAAAGGATTGCAGCAGCAGTCGACCGGCAGTGAAGGCGTGTCACAGATCCTAGTGCCTCCAACGCCGCGAAACTTGGTAATCTCCCGACCTTTGATGGTATACTGAAAACTTGACCGCGCTGAAGAGCCAGACGTTCATAAAATGAAAGAAGAACCTCGTCGGATACTCCCCGGGATCTACATGCTGGATGTTCCCTCTCTGCCACAGCTTACGTCGGGGGACGAGTCTTTCGGTACACTATGCTATCTGATAGAAGAGGATGATGGTTGGTTGATGGTGGACTGCGGCTTCAACGACGATAGTTGCTTTGATTCATTGTGCCGACAGCTACAGGCGCTGGGCATTCTCTTGAAGGACATCAAGGGGCTGTTTATCACCCATTACCACCCCGACCATAGCGGAATGGCATTACGCGTTCAGGCAGCTTCTGGGGCTAAGGTGATAATCCATCAGCAGGATTGGGATATCCTGCAGTATGCTGTCAGCCCAGCCCAAACGTGGACGCTGGATGGGATAGTGCAATGGGCTAAGGGCCTAGGCGTGCCACCGCTGGAACTGGATAGTTTCTATCAGAGAGCCAGCTTCGGTAGGAATCTCTTTCCCAGAGGCCTGAAGCCAGACATCGTGCTCCAGGGGGAGGAAAATGCGCTGGAAGGGGATGGCCACCTGCGAGCTATCCTCACTCCGGGCCATAGCCCCGGGCACATGTGCCTTTATGATGAAAAGAACAAAGTGCTTTT
The nucleotide sequence above comes from Chloroflexota bacterium. Encoded proteins:
- a CDS encoding MBL fold metallo-hydrolase, whose protein sequence is MKEEPRRILPGIYMLDVPSLPQLTSGDESFGTLCYLIEEDDGWLMVDCGFNDDSCFDSLCRQLQALGILLKDIKGLFITHYHPDHSGMALRVQAASGAKVIIHQQDWDILQYAVSPAQTWTLDGIVQWAKGLGVPPLELDSFYQRASFGRNLFPRGLKPDIVLQGEENALEGDGHLRAILTPGHSPGHMCLYDEKNKVLFSGDHVLVEITPHISPSHLTSYDQLGQFLKALRKVRSMDAGLVLPAHERPFDHLARRVDEILEHHQQRLTEVLAGLSDHLSTPWDLASRVHWDVGPWQEMDATNHMLAVRETLAHLQFLEGHGQVVMEEKGSLNLYKRANNPSAR